From the Anaerolineae bacterium genome, the window CGGCTCGTTATCCGGCAGGGGGGCCAGAAAACTGTGGGGGTACCAAGTATTCCCGGCAGCTTGCGGCGCTAAATAGGCAAAGCCGGGCCGGTCAATTTCTTGAGCCAGAGTGAGAATGCTTTGGGCGGTGGCCCCCCGCCCATGCGCCAAAATCATCACGGCCCGGGCTTGGTCAAGAGACGCTCCGGCAGTTAGTATAGGTTGGCCCTGGTGCGGGCCGGTTACGGAGATTGTTATCATTTAAACGGTTTCCGGAAAAGGCGTAGTTTATAACTCTTATCTTGACGTGTAGGCAGGCCGGATTCTTACGTTATGTTGGCGCATTGAGTTTGAAGTTGAACTTATCAATTTCTAAACATTTTTGTCGTTCTCGTTTCGTTCACCCGCAGCCATTCATACATCAACACCCCTCCTGCCACGGCCACATTTAAACTTTCGGCATGGCCGCGGAGAGGCAGGCTGACGTAATCGGTCAGGTGGATGCGCAAGGCGGGATCGAGGCCGCGGGCTTCGTTGCCCAATACCAGGGCCACCGATCCGGCCAAAACGTTGCTTTGCCAGGCGGTTTCACCTCGCGTTGCGTCTGCCCCTACCAGCCGGTAGCCTGCTTGGGCCAGCATAGGCCAAAGTTCGTCAGGGGTTTTTATCCGGGCCAGGGGCATGGTAAAAAGGGAACCCATGGTGCCGCGCACGGTTTTGGGGTCAAAAGGGTCCACGGCAGGCTCCAGCAGGATCACGGCCCGCCCATCAACGGCGTCGGCGGTGCGGATGAGCGTGCCCAGGTTGCCGGGGTCTTGCAGTTGGTCGAGGACGAGGATGAGGTTGGGGCGTGGTTGGGAGACAGGCTGGGAGATGAGGGCCTTGAGTTCAGCCGGGGTGTATTCTAACTCACGCAGGGCAAAAATGGCGATGAGACCCTGCGAGGTGTCGCGCGCGGAGAGGGTGTCAAGCACGTTAGGCGCAACGGGGATGGGTTTGGCCCCGGCCTTGATGAGTTGGGCCAACAAGCGCGGGGCGGTGTCGCCGGAAAAGAGGGCTTCGCTGTAAAAAACTTCGCGGGGAATGATCTTGGCGCCGGCGGCAGGGGTGGTCGCCCTCATCTGAACGGCCATGCTTAGTAGTTGCAGTCCTTCCACCAAAAAACGATTTTGCCGGAGGCGGTGTTTGCGTTGGGCCAGCTTGCGGGCTTCAATGATGTGGGGATTTTTGGTAGAGGTGATCATGGCAATTCAGCGAGGCAGCGAGCGCATAACTTGTTGCAGCCGGGCCAGTGCCTCTTGCAGCCGTTCTGTTTTGGCGGCAAAAGAAAGGCGCATCCAACCTTCGCCGTTTTGGCCAAAGATGTGGCCGGGGGTGAGGGAGAGATGGGCTTTTTCCAACAGGTGGGTGTGAAAGCCGAGCGACGTATACCCCGGCGGAACGCGGAACCACACGTATAACGCGCCGTGAGGGGTGTCGGCGGCCAGGCCGATTTGGCGCAGGGCGGCCAAGCAGAGGTCCCGCCGGTTTTGGTAAATGGCGTTGCGCTCGGCCAGCCAGCTTTGCTCGCCGGTGAGGGCGGCGGCGGCCATATCCTGGATGGGTTTGGCCAGGCCGGAATCAATTTGGGTTTTAACCGTGGCCAGGGCTTTTACGGCCTCCCGCTGACCTACGGCCATGCCCACCCGCCAGCCGGCCATGTTGTAGGTTTTGGAGAGCGAGTTGAATTCAATGGCTATCTCTTTGGCCCCCGGCGCTTGCAGCACGCTGGGCGCCCGGTAGCCGTTGTAGGTCACATCCGTATAGGCCGCATCGTGGCAGAGCAAAATATCATAATGGCGGCAAAACTCAATCGCCTCGGCAAAAAATTCCAGCGTAGCCGTGGCCCCGGTGGGATTGTTAGGATAGTTGAGCCAGAGCATGCGGGCCGCCCTGGCGCTGGCCTGGGGAATGGCGGAGAAGTCGGGCCGCCAGCCCCGTTCGGGTAGCAGGTCAAACCACTCGGTGCGACCACCCGCCAGTAACGGGGCAAAGGAGTAGCTGGGATAACCGGGGTCCGGGATGAGCGACAGTTCGCCCGGATTCAGCCAGGCCAGGTGTAAGTTGACCACACCTTCTTTGGAACCGATAAGGGGGAGTAATTCGTCGTCGGCCAGTTCTACCCCAAAACGTTGCCGGTAGTAGTGGGCTATGGCCCGGCGCAGATGGGGCTGCCCGGCGTAACCGCCATAGTTGTGTTTGGTGGGGTCGTCGGCGCTGCTTTTTAAGATGTCAAGCAGCGAGGCAACCGGCGGCATGTCGGGGCTGCCGGCGTCAACCCGGATGATGTCGGCGCCCTGGGCCTGGAGGGCGGCAATCCGCTGGTTGAGCGTGGCAAAAAAATATTGCGGTAAATTTTGGGCGCGTTGGGCCGGTTTCATGAATGATCCGCGTCCGCTTCCTCGGTTTCAAGTTTTAATTGGGCAATGCGCTCTACATGAATTCCCGAGCGCGGCGTAACCTGGAGCGGCAAGGTAACAATAAACTTGCTGCCCGGACAATTTTTCAGGTCAAAGCCCGGGCTTTCGGCCCAGATTTGCCCGCCGTGCGCTTCTACTAACCCCTTGGCGATGGCCAGCCCCAATCCCGGCCCGGCGCCCATAAATTTGGTCTGCCCGGTTGAATGTAAATCTGAATTGCCCACCCGGTAAAACTTTTCAAAGATCTTGTCCCGGTCCTCCGGGGCAATGCCCACGCCGGTATCGGCGATGATGATTTGCAGACAGGCGGCTTTGGTTTTGGTCGGCGCCACTGCCTGGCCGGTAATAGTGATGTGCCCTCCATCCGGCGTATATTTGATGGCATTGTAGAGGATGTGTTTGAAAACTTGATGCAGCCGGCGCCCGTCGGCCTCAATCTCCGGGAGGGTATCCAGGTTCACTGCGGCGGTTTGGCGCCGTTCAGCCAGGGCCGTCCTCAGTTGGTCCACAATAAGGTCAAGGGTCCGTTTGAGGCTGACCGGCTCGACGATCAGGATGAGTTTGTTCATATCCAGGGCGGAGAGGTCGAGCATATCGTTGATAATAACGCCCATGCGTTCTGCGCCCCGGTTGATCCCTTCGGCCAGCGAATCGGCCTGTTTCCCCATCTCCATATCGCGCAAAATGTTCACGTAACCCTGAATAAGGGTCAGGGGCGTTTTTAATTCGTGGGCGGCAATGCTGATAAAATCGGTTTTGGCCTGTTCCAATTGAGCCAGTTCGCGGTTGGCCCGGGCTACTTCGGCGGCGTATTCCATCACTTTTTGTTCGGATTCGGTGTACAGGCGGGAGATTTCCGAGGCGCGGGCCGCGTGAGCCAGTTTGGTTGTTTCCTGGTAAACTTCAATGGTGACGCGGGTCAGATGGACAAAAATGGCGTCAAGGTCGGCCAGCATGGCAAAAGCAGGCTCAGGGTCAATCTCCTCGCCAATGCGCTGCCAGATGCGCTGTCGCAGGCGTTGCGGGACGCCCAGCAGGTCGGTCAGCCCGCGGCCGATGGCCACGGCGTAGGTGGTTGCGCTCTCCACCACCGATTCGGCCAGCCGGGTTTCGCCGTTCAGGGCCAGATCAATGATGCCTTCGTAGAGAGCCACGTGAAAGGTATTATCTTTTTCGTCGTCAAGGTGGCCCAACATGTCGGCGTGGTCTTGTAGCCATTGGGCCAGGCGTTTGTTTTTCATAAGAATCACATTGTAAAACGAGAGGAGGAATCAGGAATTAGGAATTGGGGACAGGAGAACACTCCTCCTAATTTCTAATTCCTACTCTCTCATCTTCAATTCCTACTTCTTTTATCATCGCTTCCAAATCCCGCAAGGCTCGCTCGGCATAAGCCTGGTAACGGGCCTGTTTGTGACGAATATTACGTTCCAGGGGCGGCAGCAAGCCAAAATTGGCCTTCATCGGCTGAAAATCTTTTGGCTCGGCGTGAGTGATGTAGTGGCCTAACGCTCCCAGCATGGTGGTGGGGGGCAGGGTCAGGAGCGATTGGCCTTGCAGCAGCCGGGCGGCATTAATGCCGGCCAGCAAGCCGGTAGCGGCGTTGCCCACGTACCCCTCTACCCCCGTAATTTGCCCGGCAAAAAAGAGGTCGGGCCGGGCGCGCCACTGCATCGTTGGTTCCAGCAGGCTGGGCGAATTAAGGTAAGTGTTACGATGCATCATCCCGTAGCGCATAAATTCGGCGTTTTCCAGGCCGGGGATCATTTGAAAAACCCGTTTCTGCTCGCCCCATTTTAGATTGGTCTGAAACCCGACCATATTGTACAGCGTTCCGGCCAAATTGTCCTGCCGCAGTTGCAGCACGGCGTAAGGCCGGCGGCCCGTGCGCGGGTCGGTTAAACCCACCGGGCGCATAGGGCCAAAGGCCAGGGCCTGCTCCCCCCGGCGAGCCAACTCCTCGATGGGCAGGCACATTTCAAAAAAGTGATTGTCTTCTTTTTCAAACTGTTTGAGTTCTATCTGTTCGGCCTGGCTCAAGGCCTTGACCAGGGCCAGGTATTCATTTTTATTCAAAGGGCAATTGAGGTAATCGCCTTCCGCCTGCTCTCCCCGCCCGTAGCGGCTGGCCCGGAAGGCAATGTCCAGATTGATGGAGTCAACTTCCACAATGGGCGAGACCGCATCGTAAAAATAGAGATACTGCTCGCCCGATAGCGCCGCAATCTCCCGCGCCAGCGCCGCAGACGTGAGCGGCCCGGTAGCGATGATGGCGGGCGTGTTGGGAATTTTTTTGACCTCTTCGCGCCGTACTTCAATCAGAGGATGGCTCTCGATACGTTGGGTCACACCCCCGGCAAACTTTTCTCTATCCACGGCCAGCGCTCCGCCCGCAGGCACAGCCGCTTCCCCGGCCACCTGCATGATCAAGGAACCCAGCCGCCGCATTTCGGCTTTGAGCAGGCCCGGGGCGCGGTGGGGCAAATCGCTGCCCAGCGAGTTGCTGCACACCAATTCGGCCAGTTGGTCGGTCACGTGGGCCGGGGTTTGGCGCGCCGGCCGCATTTCGTATAGACAGATTGGTATTCCTTGCTGCGCCGCTTGCCAGGCGGCTTCGGTTCCGGCCAGGCCGCCGCCGATGATGGTAAGTTTTTGCATATACCTTATTTTACTGTAAGAGAAAGAAATAACCAATTATGGATTGACGAAAAGCTGACTTGACTTTACAATGGGGATGTATCATTTCAGACTGAGGCCCAACCATGTCTCGCCAGGACGACCTGCAACGCT encodes:
- a CDS encoding HAMP domain-containing histidine kinase, with the translated sequence MKNKRLAQWLQDHADMLGHLDDEKDNTFHVALYEGIIDLALNGETRLAESVVESATTYAVAIGRGLTDLLGVPQRLRQRIWQRIGEEIDPEPAFAMLADLDAIFVHLTRVTIEVYQETTKLAHAARASEISRLYTESEQKVMEYAAEVARANRELAQLEQAKTDFISIAAHELKTPLTLIQGYVNILRDMEMGKQADSLAEGINRGAERMGVIINDMLDLSALDMNKLILIVEPVSLKRTLDLIVDQLRTALAERRQTAAVNLDTLPEIEADGRRLHQVFKHILYNAIKYTPDGGHITITGQAVAPTKTKAACLQIIIADTGVGIAPEDRDKIFEKFYRVGNSDLHSTGQTKFMGAGPGLGLAIAKGLVEAHGGQIWAESPGFDLKNCPGSKFIVTLPLQVTPRSGIHVERIAQLKLETEEADADHS
- a CDS encoding aminotransferase class I/II-fold pyridoxal phosphate-dependent enzyme: MKPAQRAQNLPQYFFATLNQRIAALQAQGADIIRVDAGSPDMPPVASLLDILKSSADDPTKHNYGGYAGQPHLRRAIAHYYRQRFGVELADDELLPLIGSKEGVVNLHLAWLNPGELSLIPDPGYPSYSFAPLLAGGRTEWFDLLPERGWRPDFSAIPQASARAARMLWLNYPNNPTGATATLEFFAEAIEFCRHYDILLCHDAAYTDVTYNGYRAPSVLQAPGAKEIAIEFNSLSKTYNMAGWRVGMAVGQREAVKALATVKTQIDSGLAKPIQDMAAAALTGEQSWLAERNAIYQNRRDLCLAALRQIGLAADTPHGALYVWFRVPPGYTSLGFHTHLLEKAHLSLTPGHIFGQNGEGWMRLSFAAKTERLQEALARLQQVMRSLPR
- the trmFO gene encoding methylenetetrahydrofolate--tRNA-(uracil(54)-C(5))-methyltransferase (FADH(2)-oxidizing) TrmFO, giving the protein MQKLTIIGGGLAGTEAAWQAAQQGIPICLYEMRPARQTPAHVTDQLAELVCSNSLGSDLPHRAPGLLKAEMRRLGSLIMQVAGEAAVPAGGALAVDREKFAGGVTQRIESHPLIEVRREEVKKIPNTPAIIATGPLTSAALAREIAALSGEQYLYFYDAVSPIVEVDSINLDIAFRASRYGRGEQAEGDYLNCPLNKNEYLALVKALSQAEQIELKQFEKEDNHFFEMCLPIEELARRGEQALAFGPMRPVGLTDPRTGRRPYAVLQLRQDNLAGTLYNMVGFQTNLKWGEQKRVFQMIPGLENAEFMRYGMMHRNTYLNSPSLLEPTMQWRARPDLFFAGQITGVEGYVGNAATGLLAGINAARLLQGQSLLTLPPTTMLGALGHYITHAEPKDFQPMKANFGLLPPLERNIRHKQARYQAYAERALRDLEAMIKEVGIEDERVGIRN
- a CDS encoding RNA methyltransferase, which gives rise to MITSTKNPHIIEARKLAQRKHRLRQNRFLVEGLQLLSMAVQMRATTPAAGAKIIPREVFYSEALFSGDTAPRLLAQLIKAGAKPIPVAPNVLDTLSARDTSQGLIAIFALRELEYTPAELKALISQPVSQPRPNLILVLDQLQDPGNLGTLIRTADAVDGRAVILLEPAVDPFDPKTVRGTMGSLFTMPLARIKTPDELWPMLAQAGYRLVGADATRGETAWQSNVLAGSVALVLGNEARGLDPALRIHLTDYVSLPLRGHAESLNVAVAGGVLMYEWLRVNETRTTKMFRN